One genomic region from Melioribacteraceae bacterium encodes:
- a CDS encoding N(4)-(beta-N-acetylglucosaminyl)-L-asparaginase, with the protein MKIDRRKFLKTGAVAGGGLLLNQLPTSRVFSNTASANELPIVVSTWEPNLKSNARAMELLNGGNSSLDAIEQGIRVTEADPNDTSVGYGGLPDADGIVTLDASVMDWNGNAGSVAFLQNIMHPISVARLVMEKTNHVMLAGEGARKFALENGFKEENLLTDRAREAWLKWKEQKEKTENHDTIGMLSIDKFRNMSGGVSTSGMGFKLHGRVGDSPIIGAAMFVDNQVGGAVSTGNGEYVMRTLGSFLIVEKMRDEYSPQKACELAVERIYKSSKNLTDVNVCYIGLSKSGEVGAYSLRKGFTYCVTTPEYNRAFKSDYLIK; encoded by the coding sequence ATGAAAATCGATCGCAGGAAATTTCTTAAAACCGGTGCCGTTGCCGGCGGCGGATTACTTCTAAACCAGTTGCCTACATCAAGGGTCTTTTCGAATACAGCAAGCGCCAATGAGTTGCCGATTGTAGTATCAACCTGGGAGCCGAATCTAAAATCGAATGCTCGCGCAATGGAATTGCTGAACGGCGGCAATTCCTCTCTCGACGCAATAGAACAGGGAATCCGGGTTACCGAAGCAGATCCAAACGATACATCGGTGGGATACGGCGGCCTCCCCGATGCCGATGGAATAGTCACGCTCGACGCATCCGTAATGGACTGGAACGGGAACGCAGGTTCGGTAGCTTTTCTTCAGAATATTATGCACCCGATTTCAGTTGCCAGGCTTGTAATGGAAAAAACAAATCATGTTATGCTTGCAGGAGAAGGGGCCAGAAAGTTTGCGCTTGAAAACGGATTCAAAGAGGAGAACCTATTGACTGACAGGGCGAGAGAGGCCTGGTTAAAATGGAAAGAGCAAAAAGAGAAAACAGAGAATCATGATACGATCGGTATGCTTTCAATTGATAAATTCAGAAATATGAGCGGTGGTGTTTCAACAAGCGGAATGGGGTTTAAACTTCACGGCCGCGTAGGCGATTCACCGATTATCGGAGCCGCAATGTTTGTAGATAATCAGGTTGGCGGCGCTGTTTCTACCGGAAACGGTGAATATGTAATGAGAACTCTCGGGAGTTTTTTAATTGTAGAAAAGATGAGGGATGAATACTCCCCACAGAAAGCTTGCGAACTAGCCGTTGAAAGAATCTATAAATCCAGCAAAAACCTCACGGATGTTAATGTTTGCTACATCGGATTATCGAAGAGCGGTGAAGTTGGGGCTTACTCGCTCCGCAAAGGATTTACTTATTGTGTTACAACTCCTGAATACAACAGGGCATTTAAAAGTGACTATTTAATAAAGTGA
- the pseI gene encoding pseudaminic acid synthase, whose amino-acid sequence MKLKIGDFEIGESGKVFIIAELSANHNHDFNIAVESIKAIKECGADAVKLQTYTPDTLTLNSEKDCFKINQGTIWDGTTLYKLYEKAYTPWEWQPELKKIADQLGLICFSSPFDKSAVDFLEKMNVPAYKIASFEIVDLPLIEYTASKEKPVIISTGIATENEIEEAVDACRRAGNNQVALLKCTSEYPAKIEDANLNSIPFLKERFKTVAGLSDHTPGITVPIAAAAIGARIIEKHFIIDRRIGGPDSSFSLEPSEFKFMVDSIRTVEKALGKEGIELTERVKKSRKFARSLFVVENIKKGELFTENNIRSIRPSDGLPPKLINEVIGKKAKMDIEKGTPLSTDLIE is encoded by the coding sequence ATGAAACTAAAAATCGGGGATTTCGAAATAGGCGAGAGCGGCAAAGTGTTTATAATAGCAGAGCTTTCCGCAAATCATAACCATGATTTCAATATTGCCGTAGAGTCAATAAAAGCAATTAAAGAATGCGGTGCCGACGCTGTTAAACTGCAGACTTATACGCCGGATACTCTCACGCTTAATAGTGAAAAAGACTGTTTTAAAATAAATCAAGGCACAATCTGGGACGGCACAACACTCTATAAATTATATGAAAAAGCTTACACGCCCTGGGAATGGCAGCCGGAGTTAAAAAAGATTGCCGATCAGCTCGGCCTTATTTGCTTCTCATCCCCTTTCGACAAATCCGCAGTTGATTTTCTTGAAAAGATGAATGTTCCCGCATACAAAATTGCATCATTTGAAATTGTTGATTTACCATTAATTGAATACACTGCTTCCAAAGAAAAGCCGGTAATAATTTCAACCGGAATTGCGACTGAAAATGAGATTGAAGAAGCGGTTGATGCCTGCCGCCGTGCAGGTAATAACCAGGTTGCATTATTAAAATGCACTTCCGAGTATCCGGCCAAAATTGAAGATGCAAATCTTAATTCAATCCCCTTTCTAAAAGAGAGATTTAAAACGGTTGCTGGATTATCCGATCACACTCCCGGAATAACAGTTCCGATTGCCGCCGCTGCCATTGGCGCACGAATAATTGAAAAACATTTCATAATTGACAGGAGAATCGGCGGGCCGGATTCCAGTTTCTCCCTGGAACCGTCCGAGTTTAAATTTATGGTCGATTCAATCCGTACTGTTGAGAAGGCGCTTGGCAAAGAAGGAATCGAATTAACCGAGAGAGTTAAAAAAAGCAGAAAATTTGCGAGATCCCTTTTTGTTGTTGAGAATATTAAAAAGGGGGAATTGTTTACAGAAAATAATATCCGTTCAATCAGACCGTCCGACGGCCTCCCGCCGAAGTTGATCAATGAGGTGATCGGGAAAAAAGCCAAGATGGATATAGAAAAAGGAACACCGCTCAGCACAGATTTAATAGAGTAA
- the prfA gene encoding peptide chain release factor 1, with translation MELHQKLKAIKEKYDRINEQLSDPNIMSDQSKYISLSKERTQLTEIVDAFIKYDTLIRNIKGNEEILETSDDRELNEIAENELKELKEIRISMEEEIKLLLIPKDPDDDKDVIMEIRAGTGGEEAGLFAADLYRMYSRYAETRGWKKELIDINESGGLGGIKEVVFSLIGAGVYGDLKFESGVHRVQRVPATETSGRVHTSAASVAVLPEVEDVEVEINPNDLRIDVYRSGGAGGQNVNKVETAIRITHLPTGLVVQCQDERSQLKNRQKAMKVLKARLYDMKTQEQNNEIAQQRKLMVKSGDRSDKIRTYNYPQNRVTDHRIGLTLYNLSEVMEGDIDEFVEKLKLADRTEKLQSSF, from the coding sequence ATGGAGCTTCATCAAAAATTAAAAGCTATTAAAGAAAAGTACGATAGAATCAACGAACAACTTTCCGATCCTAATATTATGTCGGATCAGTCGAAGTATATTTCTTTGAGCAAGGAAAGAACACAGCTGACTGAGATTGTAGATGCTTTCATTAAGTATGATACTCTTATCAGAAATATTAAAGGAAACGAAGAAATTCTGGAAACATCCGACGACAGGGAATTGAACGAGATTGCAGAGAACGAACTTAAAGAGCTTAAGGAAATCAGGATCAGTATGGAAGAGGAAATTAAATTGCTTCTTATCCCAAAAGATCCCGATGACGATAAAGATGTAATTATGGAAATCCGTGCGGGTACAGGAGGTGAAGAAGCCGGATTGTTTGCTGCTGATCTTTACCGGATGTATTCCAGGTATGCCGAAACACGCGGCTGGAAAAAAGAATTGATAGATATAAACGAATCAGGCGGATTGGGCGGAATAAAGGAAGTCGTATTCAGTTTGATAGGAGCCGGTGTTTACGGTGATCTAAAATTTGAAAGCGGCGTTCATAGAGTTCAAAGGGTTCCTGCTACCGAAACCAGCGGAAGAGTTCATACTTCTGCAGCTTCTGTTGCCGTATTGCCCGAAGTTGAGGACGTTGAAGTGGAAATTAATCCTAATGATCTAAGGATTGATGTTTATAGAAGCGGCGGTGCCGGCGGTCAGAATGTCAATAAAGTTGAAACGGCTATCCGCATAACGCACTTACCTACTGGACTTGTTGTTCAATGCCAGGATGAGCGCTCACAATTGAAAAACCGTCAAAAGGCGATGAAGGTTCTTAAAGCCAGATTGTATGATATGAAAACCCAGGAGCAGAATAATGAAATTGCTCAGCAGAGAAAATTGATGGTTAAAAGCGGCGATAGAAGCGATAAGATTAGAACTTACAATTACCCCCAGAACAGAGTTACTGATCATAGAATCGGATTAACACTTTACAATCTTTCCGAAGTTATGGAAGGAGACATTGACGAATTCGTTGAAAAACTTAAACTTGCCGATAGAACAGAAAAACTTCAAAGCAGTTTTTAA
- a CDS encoding nuclear transport factor 2 family protein: MRKTLLILSFFLLASVFTNAQTKEDSLAIRQTAMNYIQGFYEGNPEMMEKALHPELAKRIVRTDPQSGRQRLDQMSALTLINITRSGGGKSIPTDQRIFEFRILDITGNNASVRTVAKGFFDYIHMSKWNGEWRIVNVLWDFVKN, encoded by the coding sequence ATGAGAAAAACACTTTTGATACTTTCGTTTTTTTTATTAGCATCAGTATTTACCAACGCACAAACAAAAGAAGACTCTCTTGCAATCAGACAGACAGCTATGAATTATATCCAGGGCTTTTATGAGGGGAATCCGGAAATGATGGAGAAAGCACTTCACCCGGAACTCGCAAAGAGAATTGTAAGAACCGACCCGCAATCTGGCAGACAGCGGCTCGATCAGATGAGCGCTTTAACACTTATCAACATTACAAGAAGCGGCGGTGGAAAATCGATTCCCACAGATCAGAGAATCTTTGAATTCAGAATACTCGATATTACAGGCAATAATGCGAGTGTTAGAACGGTTGCGAAAGGTTTCTTCGACTATATTCATATGAGCAAATGGAACGGCGAGTGGAGAATTGTTAATGTCCTGTGGGATTTTGTAAAGAATTAA
- a CDS encoding glycosyltransferase, producing the protein MIEIPLNPDNLPPDVVKYLRKYSGTKWKVKLPSVKKFLNIIVVPAISEYQNIKSFPGSLLQSDDKHFESTLVLFVINAKDDSPEDVKSDNSKSIDFLNNFNTGNNLSIGFIDASSNGLSMPVKEGGVGLARKIGMDLALTLFDYSSLRKKLMICLDADCRVEANYLSEIVDYFNNEKISAAVVEYRHQLPENENDRRGIIAYEIFLRYYVAGLFYAGSPFAYHSVGSTMVCDYESYIKVGGMNKRKAAEDFYFLEKLAKITEIKKIKSTTVHPSSRESWRVPFGTGQRMNRFNAGTHNEYLLFDPRLFDLLKTWLEIYYGSDFMPAAEYLQKADSIHPEIAAFLKQNLFESQWDAIISNSRNPDQIKKQKMIWFDGFRTMKLVHHLRDNVYPLINMFDALDLLFKRMNYEISLNRTDSIPSIDIQLEYLKGLRILNNR; encoded by the coding sequence ATGATAGAAATCCCGCTTAACCCGGATAACCTTCCGCCGGATGTTGTAAAATACCTCAGAAAATACTCGGGCACAAAATGGAAGGTAAAACTTCCGTCAGTAAAAAAATTCCTTAATATAATTGTAGTGCCCGCTATCTCTGAATATCAGAATATTAAATCATTTCCCGGTTCTCTGCTACAGTCGGACGATAAGCATTTTGAATCAACATTAGTTCTTTTTGTTATCAACGCGAAAGATGATTCCCCCGAAGATGTGAAATCGGATAATTCTAAATCGATTGACTTTCTAAACAATTTCAACACCGGTAATAACCTGTCAATCGGTTTTATCGATGCTTCTTCAAACGGACTTTCTATGCCGGTCAAAGAGGGTGGAGTTGGACTTGCCAGAAAGATCGGAATGGACCTTGCCCTTACGCTTTTTGATTATTCCTCCCTTCGCAAAAAACTGATGATCTGTCTTGATGCCGACTGTAGAGTAGAAGCTAATTATCTGTCTGAAATAGTTGATTATTTTAATAATGAAAAGATCTCCGCGGCTGTTGTAGAATACAGGCACCAGCTTCCGGAAAACGAGAACGATAGAAGAGGAATAATTGCTTACGAGATTTTTCTGCGTTATTATGTGGCCGGATTGTTCTATGCGGGCTCTCCGTTTGCATATCATTCGGTCGGTTCTACGATGGTTTGCGATTACGAAAGTTATATCAAAGTCGGCGGGATGAATAAAAGAAAAGCAGCTGAGGATTTTTATTTTTTGGAGAAACTTGCAAAGATAACCGAGATTAAAAAAATTAAGAGTACAACGGTACATCCGTCAAGCAGGGAGTCCTGGCGCGTTCCTTTCGGTACAGGTCAGAGGATGAACCGTTTCAATGCGGGTACTCATAACGAATATCTCCTTTTTGATCCGCGCCTGTTCGATCTCCTTAAAACCTGGCTGGAAATTTATTACGGTTCCGATTTTATGCCGGCTGCGGAATACCTGCAAAAAGCAGACTCGATTCATCCGGAGATCGCTGCATTTCTTAAACAGAATTTGTTCGAAAGTCAGTGGGATGCAATAATAAGTAATTCTCGGAATCCGGATCAGATCAAAAAACAAAAAATGATCTGGTTCGACGGATTCAGAACAATGAAACTTGTCCATCACCTTAGAGACAATGTCTATCCATTGATAAATATGTTCGATGCCCTTGATCTTCTATTTAAACGAATGAACTATGAAATCAGCCTTAACCGAACCGATTCTATTCCTTCAATTGATATTCAGCTGGAATATTTAAAAGGGTTAAGGATTCTTAACAATCGTTGA
- the miaA gene encoding tRNA (adenosine(37)-N6)-dimethylallyltransferase MiaA encodes MSYNLITILGPTASGKTGLAALLANKFDGEIISADSRQVYRKMDIGTGKDLDDYNVDGKNIPYHLIDVIDPGGEFNLFLFNSMFFDSCHSIVNRNKIPFLVGGTGLFLHSILTGYELNRIEFSQKRFNELSKLKIEQLREMLLSLNPKLHNSTDLLIKERIVKAVMIAENKSFSPVDNKVEMKSLTIGVRNERNIIKERITERLKKRLKNGMIEEVQGLINGGITLNKLLFFGLEYKFIGKYISGELSYDEMFNQLNSGIHNFAKRQMTWFRKMEKEGIIINWIDGADYHAAENIIARNYFA; translated from the coding sequence ATGTCGTATAACCTGATTACAATTCTGGGACCTACCGCTTCGGGAAAAACAGGATTAGCCGCACTGCTGGCCAACAAATTTGACGGCGAAATTATTTCTGCCGACTCCCGGCAGGTTTACAGAAAGATGGATATCGGTACGGGGAAAGATCTGGATGATTATAATGTTGATGGGAAAAATATTCCGTATCATTTAATCGATGTTATTGATCCGGGCGGTGAGTTCAATCTCTTCCTCTTTAACTCGATGTTCTTTGATTCCTGCCATTCAATAGTTAACCGCAATAAAATCCCTTTTCTTGTAGGTGGAACAGGACTCTTTTTACACTCAATCCTTACCGGGTATGAGTTAAACCGGATTGAATTCAGCCAGAAACGATTTAATGAATTATCCAAGCTGAAGATTGAACAGCTGAGAGAGATGCTCCTTTCTTTGAATCCAAAACTTCACAACAGTACGGATCTTCTCATTAAAGAAAGAATTGTAAAAGCTGTAATGATTGCCGAGAATAAAAGTTTTTCGCCTGTCGATAATAAAGTTGAAATGAAATCCCTGACGATTGGAGTGAGAAATGAGAGAAACATTATTAAAGAAAGAATTACAGAGAGACTGAAGAAGAGATTGAAGAACGGAATGATTGAAGAAGTTCAGGGTCTGATAAATGGCGGCATTACATTGAATAAACTTCTCTTCTTCGGCCTGGAATACAAATTCATCGGCAAATATATTTCCGGCGAACTATCATATGACGAAATGTTTAATCAACTCAATTCCGGAATCCATAATTTTGCAAAACGGCAAATGACGTGGTTCAGGAAAATGGAAAAAGAGGGAATCATTATTAACTGGATTGACGGTGCGGATTATCATGCCGCTGAAAACATTATCGCCCGGAATTACTTCGCATGA
- a CDS encoding ATP-binding protein: MENQLSIVLSRNKLLKNVDINRIDYSGIKGKLMTISEGQILYREGDNADTIYLIISGEINLLKKRMLGKPKSYIFSQDEFVGNDEYFEETSRFSTAVALRDSYIIALSKNEIENLIEQDDQVYENLRLPAVEIDTEIENLKPTSSVDDLKIGSSTKEDFQLSEESKPATGDEDFFKSIADTTRPDTSNLIQPIEESSVPDQTTPEPVDEKSPDFELNAFLNEDGIPKSEVDLTETEESSTPAETGSVLQKEEDFLFNEYTMLNEDGIPKPEFELPETENIKPPPEPVFNDLDEALFSLLSGEATLPEPDVTGNLHDANPAEEFFDVNRIPAEKPLEKIVEPEEIKEIIPEPEPISESSEPVETFPSFNDFESEEIFEEADKNLAQLIQPDEPEKILPSFNKEDAMNNDQLQMIIKAAELVNSTIKIDEVLKNIVEVASNLTNADRGTLYLVDREKGELWSLIAMGSERKEIRVKLGEGLSGFVAKTGEILNIKDARSDPRWRSDFDKTSGYVTKTALTFPIHNNKDEIIGVLQLLNSRNGEFSKLDEELLNAMSIHSALALQNAEMVEKLLQVERVQSLGKMANFLIQDIKKPILVSKRYVEHLKSKSLSPDNAQIVDMLHEQLSQVADLVQTTSSYSEGKTILRTLTVSINNTLADYASRIGAYVESRNCQIVAEYDKDITVKLDVKEFYQCYMHLVKNACDAMPDGGNIYVSTKRDDKEKKIKIFVRDNGLGIADSLKSKIFEPFFTQGKKEGAGLGLSITKKVVESHNGKIDVQSSLGEGATFIITLPTASSI, encoded by the coding sequence ATGGAAAATCAGTTATCTATAGTGTTGAGCAGAAACAAATTACTAAAAAATGTTGATATTAATAGAATCGACTACAGCGGTATTAAGGGAAAACTTATGACAATTTCAGAAGGACAAATCCTGTACCGCGAGGGAGACAATGCAGATACCATCTACCTGATTATTTCAGGCGAAATAAATCTCCTTAAAAAAAGAATGCTGGGCAAACCTAAATCATATATCTTTTCACAGGATGAATTTGTTGGCAACGATGAATATTTTGAAGAAACATCCCGATTCTCAACCGCCGTTGCATTAAGGGACTCTTACATAATCGCACTTTCGAAAAATGAGATTGAAAACCTGATTGAACAGGATGACCAGGTTTATGAAAATCTCCGTTTGCCGGCTGTTGAAATCGACACTGAAATAGAAAATCTAAAACCAACTTCCTCAGTAGATGATTTGAAAATCGGAAGTTCTACAAAGGAGGATTTTCAGCTTTCGGAAGAGAGTAAACCGGCAACCGGGGACGAAGATTTTTTTAAATCGATTGCCGATACAACCAGACCCGATACATCTAACCTGATTCAACCTATAGAAGAATCGAGCGTTCCGGATCAGACAACGCCGGAACCGGTTGACGAAAAAAGCCCGGATTTTGAACTGAATGCCTTTCTTAATGAAGACGGGATCCCAAAGTCGGAAGTTGACCTTACTGAAACAGAAGAATCTTCAACTCCGGCTGAAACCGGATCAGTATTACAGAAAGAGGAAGATTTTCTGTTCAATGAATACACCATGCTGAATGAAGACGGTATTCCAAAACCTGAATTTGAATTACCCGAAACAGAAAATATAAAACCTCCGCCCGAACCGGTTTTTAATGATCTTGATGAAGCTCTGTTCAGCCTGCTTAGCGGTGAAGCGACTCTCCCTGAACCCGATGTTACCGGAAATTTACACGATGCAAACCCGGCAGAGGAATTCTTCGATGTAAACCGGATACCGGCTGAAAAACCGTTGGAGAAAATTGTTGAACCGGAAGAAATTAAAGAAATTATTCCAGAGCCGGAACCAATTTCTGAATCCTCTGAACCGGTTGAGACCTTTCCATCGTTTAACGATTTTGAATCCGAAGAAATTTTTGAGGAAGCAGATAAGAACCTTGCTCAGCTTATTCAACCAGATGAACCGGAAAAAATACTTCCATCATTTAATAAGGAAGACGCTATGAATAATGATCAGCTTCAGATGATTATAAAAGCCGCCGAGCTTGTTAATTCAACTATCAAGATCGATGAAGTATTGAAAAACATTGTTGAGGTTGCAAGTAATCTTACTAATGCAGACAGGGGAACTTTATATCTGGTTGACAGAGAAAAGGGCGAACTCTGGTCTCTTATAGCCATGGGAAGCGAACGGAAGGAGATTCGGGTAAAATTAGGCGAAGGATTATCCGGATTTGTTGCTAAGACAGGAGAAATATTAAATATAAAAGACGCACGCAGCGATCCGAGATGGCGCTCGGATTTTGATAAAACAAGCGGATATGTTACAAAAACCGCTCTAACATTTCCGATTCATAATAATAAAGACGAAATTATTGGCGTTCTGCAATTGCTGAACAGCAGAAATGGCGAGTTCTCCAAACTTGATGAAGAGTTGTTGAATGCTATGTCGATTCATTCGGCTCTCGCTCTTCAGAATGCCGAAATGGTTGAAAAACTTCTTCAGGTGGAAAGAGTTCAGTCTCTTGGCAAAATGGCGAACTTCCTTATTCAGGATATTAAAAAGCCGATTCTCGTTAGCAAACGGTATGTTGAACACCTTAAAAGTAAATCCCTTTCTCCCGATAACGCTCAGATTGTCGATATGCTTCACGAACAGTTGAGTCAGGTGGCGGATCTTGTTCAGACTACATCAAGCTATTCGGAAGGAAAAACGATTCTGCGCACTCTTACGGTTAGCATTAATAATACGCTGGCCGACTATGCTTCGAGAATAGGAGCTTATGTTGAATCCAGAAACTGCCAGATTGTTGCAGAATATGATAAGGATATTACTGTTAAACTTGACGTGAAAGAATTTTATCAGTGTTATATGCATCTCGTTAAAAATGCCTGCGATGCTATGCCTGACGGCGGCAATATTTATGTCTCTACTAAACGGGACGATAAAGAGAAAAAGATTAAAATATTTGTAAGGGATAACGGCCTCGGTATAGCCGATAGTCTGAAATCAAAAATCTTCGAACCGTTTTTTACACAGGGTAAAAAAGAAGGTGCCGGCCTCGGCCTCTCCATAACTAAAAAGGTCGTCGAAAGCCACAACGGTAAAATTGATGTTCAGAGCTCTCTGGGCGAAGGCGCCACATTTATTATTACGCTTCCAACTGCTTCTTCAATATGA
- a CDS encoding sigma-70 family RNA polymerase sigma factor, whose translation MEELKLIELAQRGDRKALTELVKNYEQTIYNFSFKICRNKDRAEHTMQETFLSMVKNIGQFSGQSKLSTWLYRVVANHCLMLARSETKSGFTSFDDDEAFIDEKNIADWKVTPDRVTENNELKNILDESINKLAPEYRIVFLLRDVEGLSTEETAKIVELSVPAVKSRLHRARAFLRDELNERFKYERL comes from the coding sequence ATGGAAGAATTAAAACTAATTGAACTTGCACAGCGCGGCGACAGGAAAGCACTGACCGAACTTGTAAAGAATTACGAACAGACGATCTACAATTTCTCGTTTAAAATCTGCCGTAATAAGGATCGGGCCGAACACACAATGCAGGAGACATTCTTAAGCATGGTTAAGAATATCGGCCAGTTCAGCGGACAATCGAAACTTTCCACTTGGTTATACCGTGTTGTTGCAAACCACTGCCTGATGCTTGCGCGCAGTGAAACAAAATCGGGATTCACTTCATTCGATGACGATGAAGCTTTCATCGACGAAAAGAACATAGCCGACTGGAAAGTTACTCCCGACCGTGTAACAGAGAACAACGAGCTAAAGAATATACTGGACGAATCAATTAACAAACTGGCGCCGGAGTACCGGATTGTTTTTCTTTTGAGGGACGTTGAAGGATTATCGACTGAGGAGACTGCTAAAATTGTAGAGCTTTCTGTACCTGCTGTTAAATCCCGGCTTCACCGGGCGAGAGCTTTTTTAAGAGACGAATTAAACGAGAGATTTAAGTATGAACGACTATAA
- a CDS encoding glycosyltransferase family protein, which translates to MKKVAIIQARSGSTRLPGKIFKEICGKPMLWHVINRLSYSVQIDKMVIATTTAPEDDSTEKFCIENKIEYYRGSVENVLSRYCEAALQSGAEIIIRITSDCPLIDPSIIDRMLEQFISSGQTIDYMSNVVERTFPRGLDTEIMTFDSLSKAAKEAVSTFDREHVTPYIYNNPDRFKVTNFKNEKDYSRYRWTVDTIEDFNLITQIYNELYVPDKLFLLDDIIDLMNRKPELNKINENIKQKSN; encoded by the coding sequence ATGAAAAAAGTTGCGATAATACAGGCAAGGTCCGGTTCAACACGGCTCCCCGGGAAAATATTCAAGGAAATCTGCGGTAAGCCGATGTTGTGGCATGTAATCAACCGGCTCTCGTATTCCGTACAGATAGATAAGATGGTAATCGCAACCACTACGGCCCCCGAAGACGATAGTACTGAAAAGTTCTGTATCGAAAATAAAATTGAATACTACCGCGGAAGTGTTGAGAATGTTTTGTCGCGGTATTGTGAAGCGGCTCTGCAATCGGGAGCGGAAATTATTATTCGCATTACATCCGACTGTCCGCTTATCGATCCCTCAATTATCGATAGAATGCTCGAGCAATTTATTTCATCCGGTCAGACCATTGATTATATGAGCAACGTGGTTGAACGAACTTTTCCGAGAGGGCTCGACACAGAAATAATGACATTCGATTCACTCTCTAAAGCTGCCAAAGAGGCCGTTAGTACATTCGACAGAGAACATGTTACTCCATACATATACAATAATCCGGATAGATTTAAAGTGACAAACTTTAAAAATGAGAAGGATTATTCCCGTTACAGATGGACGGTTGATACAATTGAAGATTTCAATCTGATCACCCAGATTTATAATGAGCTATACGTCCCGGATAAATTATTTTTACTCGATGACATTATTGATCTGATGAACAGGAAACCGGAGCTGAATAAAATCAACGAAAATATTAAGCAAAAATCGAACTAA